In the genome of Anolis carolinensis isolate JA03-04 unplaced genomic scaffold, rAnoCar3.1.pri scaffold_31, whole genome shotgun sequence, the window TTACCGCAAAAGGATATGTGGATTCAGAATAGTTCTCTACAGTCATTtgcggacccaccgccaagactctacacttggaagacaatcagactGGGCTGCAAGGGAtagccaatgatgatgatggtgttggGTGGTCATCCACAAAGAAATGCCTTGACCAGAAATCTACCACAGACTCCCTTATAGAGACATCACTTAATCCAAGTAGTTTCACAGCAAAGCAATAGGTTGAGAGCTTGGGCAttagtcccactttttcagcaccGGAGGAGGCAACCCTCTCTGAACCAATTTCACCACGAAAATGTAATGACAagatggaaatggcttgaaggcacagaatGAGAATGGCATTCTATTAAGCCAAAGCATGGTTGCATCCAGCCTTGGATCACTTCTGGTGACTCTTAGCATCTTCActgtcattttctctctctattgtTATAATCTAAAAATGATTTTACACTTTTGATACATTTCATCGTGTTTTAATATAACTTGTCTAATAGTGTTACCTTTTCTGAATTTCAGCTTTTTAATCGGGTTTTTAGTTCTAGCTTAgttaatttatttaaatatttatatctcaccctttaTCCAAAAATGTTAGGGCAGTTTACTACAAAAAAATCTAACACATTTAAAatcatataaatactgtatatactcgagtatacgcctagtttttcagcccttttttaggactgaaaaaaaacctcctcggcttatactcgggtgaggatcctggtgggcttatattcaggtcagcttctactcaaatatatatggtatatttattatttttctctattattattggtattgttacatttattattttactctattaattattattattacctttattattttactctattattgatgttacttttacatttattttactctatttttattattattaatacatttattattttattctattattacatttattattttactgcatttattattattacatttattatttcactctattattattaaaatgatacataagcacatttacgttgaagaagatgaaaataatgatttaatcagaattgaacaatcatatcttaaattacagtttgatgtaaagattcaaaaacatttaaactactgatgcctcaattaatgtaattttattggtatctcggcttagactggagccaatgttttcccagttttttgtggtaaaattaggtgcctcggcttatattcggttcgacttatactcgagtatatacggtaattcagaTATTTTTAAACACCTCAAAGCAGACCAAACAATTAAGACTAAAGGACCGGCCTGAAGAGTTAAAATCATTCAAAATAGATCAAAACCATGTATACAGGGAAGTTTCGTAAAACTGATTGGCACAAAAAGCTTTCATGTAAAAAACCTATTTTTACTTGATATCTAAATAGGGCAATGTTGGTAGCAATCAGGCCTCCAAAGGGAGAGAATTGCACAAATTGGGAATTGGAACTTTGTTGTTATCTTAGCCTTTTTGCAAGCACCTTAGGTTTGAAGCTAGGTGGAAGGCAGGatgtttattaaataaataaggcaAGAAAACTTTTTAGCTCTTTACTGTAGGCCTGCTGCATAGTGCAGCTTAGCTCCTCCTCAACCACAGCCCCTTTTCAGCAAACCTAACAGCAACTGTGGCTTGCAATTGCATTTCCTTCTTGTAAGTGACAAGCTATTCCGTAAAGGCCCAGAGTATAACTATATCTAATATTGAAACTTCAGTGTCCATTAACAGGAAGTGAACCTCTGAACTTAAGGAAGGCAATCTGTGATTTCCGAACTGTGCTTGCCTCCTACCTCCCCAAAATGAACATAGAACCCAAGAGGAAATTAATGTTTAAGATTAAGAAAAATCCTGACATTCGGTCTACAAGAGAATGTCCACCTAGCACACACAGAAAATGACgtttgggagagaaagaaaaaaggggctGATACAAAAGATCAGTTCTTTTGAGTATTAATATGTAGGTGGGAAAATACATATGTAATATCCCACAGCTGACTTGACAGCCGCCAAAGAGCAGATGAATGAGAATTTGCCCTATGTCTTCCTTTGGGATCTAAGGAAGTTTTAGATGGGTTGTTGTGAATGAGAAACATTTAACATATTTCACATatttaacatttaacatttaaCATATTTCACATATAGTATTAAACCCCTTATCCACAAATTTGAAATCCAGAGTTTCACTTACTCATGCTCCAAAAAGACATTTCACGCTGAAAGTGTTTGTGAGCTTCTCttggttctccagtgtgattttatggtatgcttcagcACATGTACAGTCAAAATATAAGGTTCATTATTATCCaaagtttcaggtatccacagtgAGCCTTTGAACATATctcctgtggatacaggggtcatgTGATAGTGGTTATCCACCATGGGAACATTTTTTgtagaaaagcaggatacaaatgcatacacaaaacaagatataaatatatatatatacacaaagaaCAAATAAATCCAAAATTAAGTTATTTCATCTGTCCAGCTGCTGTTAAGTCAGAACCATAATGTAGTCTTAATCACTCACATaatgctcttttaaaaaaatgtccttcACAATAAGTGAGGTAAATAAATCAAGGCATCTTGACAACGATCATTCCAAGCAGTGTTATGAAAAAAAATACCAAAATACACAGCAAATCATAGCAAAGTTATCCATATCTAATGTTAAGAGATTCACATTGACCAGTACAATCCTCTTGCTTGCCCACTGTAGCATTATTTTATTAGAATGCCAGCTGGATCAGGCCTACTTCCAAGGACTGCCATAGTTTCAATCCCTAAACCAGTCTTGTGCGCATTTAGATATGTAGTTCAAAAACTAAGTTTATCCAAGCTTTGAATAAGATGCCCTCATTGACCAGCTACCGAAATACTACTTTTGCAGCATTCTCTTGCTCATCCAGAGAGCCATGCTTATTTGGATACCCAGCCAAGGTATTTCTTCAAGTGAGCACAATTACACACAGAGATCAAAATTAAGGTGCTGGCAATTAAGGGCAACAAAGGAAAATGTTTAGGGAAAAGAGATTCTGGTATTGGAGCAGAGGAAGGAGTCAAACCAGTCACATGTGACTCTTTTTTAGGAATCACTGTTATCTTACCAAGATGACTACTACTTTGATCTACTTCATTTATTCATAGtaaatctattcttcactataAAAAACATCCTCTGCACCCTGAAAAAAACAATAAGAAGAAAATGTCAAACACAATCGGATTGAGGTCGGAATCTAGCTTCCATACTGGATTTCTGCTCTGAGTTCATTGGTGATGTAGGTAGTCAGCACGGTGAGCAACTTTTCCTGAATGGCCACGTTTCCCATGACGAGGGCGATGAGCTGTGCAGCGTCAGTCCAGTCTAAATTGCTGATGATGGCGAAGGCCCGGTCGTAGAGCCTCCGCTGCTCCACGGGAGGCAATTCCAGGAGAATCTGAGGAATGGGCTTGAACTGTCCGCTGGTCATCCAGGCCCCGATCAAGCCACCAACGGCCCCTCCTTGGAAAGCAACATAGAGAGACATTTCAAAACATCACAGTCAGCCTCCCGGTAGCCATATATGATCTTGATATCATCAAGTTGCATAACAATTCCTAGTCACCTTAATAATGATGGTCCCATTGCCATAATCATACCCCAGGAGCCTATCTTCACCTGCAGTGCCCTATTCACTAGCATCACAGAAtccatgtattgtcgaaggctttcacagccagaatcactgagaTGTCTGGGTGATGTTCATTAATCACTAtcttgattctagtgtttttcaaataatatcctgtgccCAGCTTGGCTTATCAGCAATAGCAGAACACATGATAAACCAAGCTGGgcgcagaatattatttgagaacacagaaattttggaccactctgacaaccagtACATCAGACTgtacagagaagccaatgaaatccacaaggacatggacagtttcaacaggaaggaggaaaccatgaaaataaacaaaatctggctaccaatattgatACTGTCTAAAATCAACACAGTGATAATGAACACCACCCAGACACAGGAGGTCTCCAGGCAGTAAGCAATCAAGAGCTAGTAAACACCACCAAGACAAAGGAtgtttccagacagcaaacacttTAAAAGGAACAAAGGCTACTTTGATACAGATACCCTACTTTGATACAGATAACCTTCATGGTTACTCACATGCGAACAGGTGAATCCTACTCCACACATAAAAATCTAGTTTGCTAATTGTGCCCTTTACACTTGCTCAACAGACAATtgttcttttctcccaccctggacattccacaggtatatatactccactcgctttactaccatcagatcctctgaagatgtcagcgacagatgcaggcaaaaaagATTCTAGAAGACAGCCATACATTCCCAAAAAGCACACAACACCCCAACCACAGAATCCCTTTGCTCGGGACAGCTGACTCTCTTTTAAGGTGAGTTTCTGGGGTTCCTGGTGGAAATCCCTCCAGATATTGTGATCTCCAGCTCTTGCTAGAAAAAACAAGGATAAAGGTAACTGTAGGCCATATGTTCGAAAGGGAAGTCTCAAGTAGAAGAAGCCTACCTTGGTACGT includes:
- the cunh19orf12 gene encoding protein C19orf12 homolog isoform X1; the encoded protein is MPVNVNDVMQLLCHVSEERKMKAAVKHSGRGALVAGATAFVGGLVGGPPGIAVGGAVGGLIGAWMTSGQFKPIPQILLELPPVEQRRLYDRAFAIISNLDWTDAAQLIALVMGNVAIQEKLLTVLTTYITNELRAEIQYGS